The following proteins are co-located in the Wenzhouxiangella marina genome:
- a CDS encoding tetratricopeptide repeat protein — protein sequence MGDETDSDRIDSWKAIASHLKRSVRTVKRWEADEGLPVHRHLHQRQSTVFAYRSELDRWRSMRALPATPPTPTMESAAGDGLLVLPFDHIGPDAGDAWLADGFGEALIADLSALQGLRVISSTSSRMLKGQPQDLRSLGRRHRLAYLIEGSCRNHGPRLRISVRIVDVQDDASIWSAHFDGVIDQAFELQARLALAVTKALEQALGRPLARPTRTLAESEDVATWQCLLLARQQTLGWRPEGLQAAVELLEKGLETLGEQPSLLAALGRTWLQFREAAVDLSPAPLEQARRCARRLEQCAPEHPGAYQLLGWIRYAEGQLQSAIDALKQSDRARPEDPETLGLLVNCLLISDRAEEARPMIIHLQSIDPLSPLTACLPGWDRALQGDFEGALPYYQTMHAMDPDNPVGRLFLVWLNLLAGHHEPLDTLVHPDDPGLATQPALQVARFLVAARAGRDDAERELGSAVTRLARVSEMIARFLADGHALLGRNDEALRWLKVSVDSGFSHRRFLEQLNPLLEPLRSEPGFRALVRSIQ from the coding sequence ATGGGCGACGAGACTGATTCAGACCGCATCGACTCCTGGAAGGCCATTGCCTCGCATCTGAAGCGGAGCGTACGAACCGTCAAGCGCTGGGAGGCCGACGAGGGGCTTCCCGTGCACCGCCACCTGCACCAGCGGCAGAGCACGGTCTTCGCCTACCGCAGCGAACTCGATCGCTGGCGGTCCATGCGCGCCCTGCCCGCCACGCCGCCGACCCCGACGATGGAAAGCGCAGCGGGGGACGGCCTGCTGGTGCTGCCCTTCGATCACATCGGACCCGATGCGGGCGATGCCTGGCTGGCCGACGGCTTCGGAGAGGCCCTGATCGCCGATCTATCCGCCCTGCAGGGCCTGCGGGTCATCTCGAGCACCTCATCGAGGATGCTGAAGGGTCAGCCGCAGGACCTGCGCAGCCTCGGGCGCCGCCACCGCCTGGCCTACCTGATCGAGGGCAGCTGCCGGAATCACGGACCACGCCTGCGGATTTCCGTCCGGATCGTCGACGTCCAGGATGACGCCAGCATCTGGAGCGCGCACTTCGATGGCGTCATCGACCAGGCCTTCGAGCTGCAGGCACGCCTGGCCCTGGCCGTCACCAAGGCCCTGGAACAAGCCCTGGGCCGCCCGCTCGCACGGCCGACCCGAACCCTCGCCGAAAGCGAGGACGTGGCGACCTGGCAATGCCTGCTTCTGGCCCGGCAGCAGACGCTCGGCTGGCGCCCCGAAGGCCTGCAAGCCGCAGTCGAGCTGCTCGAAAAGGGGCTGGAGACGCTCGGTGAACAGCCGTCCCTGTTGGCCGCCCTGGGTCGGACCTGGCTTCAGTTCCGAGAGGCCGCGGTGGACCTGAGCCCGGCGCCGCTGGAGCAGGCGCGACGCTGTGCGCGGCGCCTGGAGCAATGCGCTCCCGAGCATCCTGGCGCCTATCAGTTGCTCGGCTGGATTCGCTATGCCGAAGGTCAGCTGCAGTCCGCCATCGATGCACTGAAACAATCGGACCGGGCCCGCCCGGAAGACCCGGAAACCCTGGGCCTGCTGGTCAACTGCCTGCTGATTTCGGATCGAGCCGAGGAGGCTCGGCCGATGATCATCCATCTGCAGTCCATCGATCCCCTCAGCCCCTTGACCGCCTGCCTGCCGGGCTGGGACCGCGCCCTGCAGGGCGATTTCGAGGGCGCACTGCCCTACTACCAGACCATGCACGCGATGGATCCGGACAACCCCGTGGGCCGCCTCTTCCTGGTCTGGCTGAATCTACTGGCCGGCCACCACGAGCCCCTGGACACGCTGGTTCACCCCGACGACCCCGGCCTGGCGACGCAACCCGCGCTTCAGGTCGCACGATTCCTGGTCGCGGCCCGAGCCGGGCGAGACGATGCCGAACGGGAACTGGGCAGCGCAGTCACCCGGCTCGCCCGGGTCAGCGAGATGATCGCGCGATTCCTGGCCGATGGCCATGCCCTGCTGGGCCGGAACGACGAGGCGCTGCGCTGGCTGAAGGTCTCGGTCGACAGCGGGTTTTCTCATCGACGCTTTCTCGAACAGCTGAATCCGCTGTTGGAGCCATTGCGGTCGGAGCCGGGGTTCCGGGCGCTGGTGCGGTCGATTCAGTAA
- a CDS encoding putative bifunctional diguanylate cyclase/phosphodiesterase: MSFGHFQMIRRPFAVALALAILLAGSAGALWFHKTLRGAERAALATYLEDRSRYARADLLSSIRAQIQAQQRMAARLLDSRLSDEPGWREDARRYQLDHPYYRALSVLDDQLVTRWDQSWGIRHAQAGQPYPMSDSYRERLLEAARSGELVVTESFDLPDGRRGVVFISPIGVGADHLGYLAAVLTVPDAVDSMLSEVFRDKLHVRVLIDGEEVYPFPPLDWPSQVDWQSGFFLDLDDDSRGFQFQFAASATEIANVRTALPMVALVGGIAIAFLLAFLTYLGLSARRQASSMSVANRRLEREIQERELVERELEFLVKHDPLTGLPNRTGASQALERFLVEAHDGPGKLALMFLDLDQFKDINDSLGHQMGDQLLCEIPRRLAGVLRDSDFIGRHGGDEFLIALRRDSRSQIEQLAGHLLRSLDESFEIERNSFFISASIGIAYYPDAGESVNELIQNADTALFKAKQAGRNQFAVFTREMFDQAQHRLTLSRDIRQALDAGQFHLVYQPIVELESMKLVGLEALLRWKHESGYMVPPQEFIRVAEETGMIGRLGEFAMRQALSDLGRWKALTGRPPWLAVNISGAQIRESDFAERLSVMLHEARIEPSLLHLEITEEVLIENLMRNRRTLQKLDGIGMRIVVDDFGVGYSSLAYLKNFPISVVKIDRGFVQDLANDPEDQAITRTICSLTRDLGMATVAEGIEHPEQLALLRSFQCIHGQGYLFSRPVEAPRIEAMLMESVDWTHLMDS; this comes from the coding sequence GTGAGCTTCGGCCATTTCCAGATGATCCGTCGGCCCTTTGCCGTGGCGCTTGCCCTGGCCATCCTGCTGGCGGGCAGTGCGGGTGCGCTCTGGTTCCACAAGACCCTGCGTGGCGCGGAGCGGGCCGCGCTGGCGACCTACCTCGAGGATCGCTCACGCTATGCGCGAGCCGATCTGCTGTCGAGCATCCGTGCACAGATCCAGGCGCAGCAGCGCATGGCGGCCCGATTGCTCGATTCCCGTCTGAGTGACGAACCCGGCTGGCGCGAAGACGCCCGACGGTACCAGCTCGACCACCCCTACTACCGTGCCCTGAGCGTGCTGGACGATCAGCTCGTGACGCGCTGGGACCAGAGTTGGGGGATTCGCCATGCGCAGGCAGGTCAGCCGTACCCGATGAGCGACAGCTATCGGGAGCGTCTGCTCGAAGCGGCCCGGAGCGGCGAGCTGGTCGTGACCGAGTCCTTCGATCTGCCGGATGGCCGTCGAGGCGTGGTCTTTATCAGTCCCATCGGGGTCGGTGCCGATCATCTGGGCTATCTGGCCGCCGTGTTGACGGTGCCGGATGCGGTCGACTCGATGCTGTCCGAGGTCTTTCGGGACAAGCTCCATGTGCGGGTCCTGATCGACGGTGAAGAGGTCTATCCCTTCCCGCCGCTGGATTGGCCTTCGCAGGTGGACTGGCAGTCCGGCTTCTTCCTCGATCTGGATGACGATAGCCGCGGCTTCCAGTTCCAGTTCGCTGCCTCGGCCACCGAGATCGCCAATGTACGCACGGCGCTGCCGATGGTGGCCCTGGTCGGCGGGATCGCGATCGCCTTCCTGCTGGCCTTCCTGACCTACCTCGGACTCTCCGCGCGTCGCCAGGCCAGTTCCATGTCGGTCGCCAACCGGCGCCTCGAGCGCGAGATCCAGGAGCGCGAGCTGGTCGAGCGAGAGCTGGAGTTTCTGGTCAAGCATGACCCCCTGACCGGCTTGCCGAACCGCACCGGCGCCAGCCAGGCGCTCGAGCGCTTTCTGGTCGAAGCCCACGATGGGCCCGGCAAACTGGCGCTGATGTTCCTCGACCTCGATCAATTCAAGGACATCAACGATTCCCTGGGTCATCAGATGGGTGACCAGCTGCTGTGCGAGATTCCGCGTCGTCTGGCCGGCGTGCTTCGCGATTCGGATTTCATCGGCCGGCACGGGGGCGATGAGTTCCTGATCGCCCTGCGGCGGGACAGCCGTTCGCAGATCGAGCAGTTGGCGGGCCATCTGCTGCGCAGCCTCGATGAGAGCTTCGAGATCGAACGCAACAGCTTCTTCATCTCGGCCAGCATCGGGATCGCTTACTACCCGGATGCCGGGGAGAGCGTCAACGAGCTCATCCAGAACGCGGACACGGCCCTGTTCAAGGCCAAGCAGGCCGGTCGCAATCAGTTCGCGGTCTTCACGCGCGAGATGTTCGACCAGGCCCAGCATCGCCTGACGCTCAGCCGCGATATCCGGCAGGCCCTGGATGCGGGTCAGTTCCATCTGGTCTACCAGCCGATCGTCGAGCTCGAGAGCATGAAGCTGGTCGGTCTGGAGGCGCTGCTGCGCTGGAAGCACGAAAGCGGCTACATGGTGCCCCCGCAGGAGTTCATCCGGGTGGCCGAGGAAACCGGCATGATCGGACGCCTGGGCGAATTCGCCATGCGCCAGGCCCTGAGTGACCTGGGCCGTTGGAAAGCCCTGACCGGAAGGCCGCCCTGGCTGGCGGTCAATATCTCCGGCGCCCAGATCCGCGAATCCGACTTCGCCGAGCGTCTGAGCGTGATGCTGCACGAGGCGAGGATCGAGCCCTCCCTGCTGCACCTCGAGATCACCGAGGAAGTGCTGATCGAGAACCTGATGCGCAATCGACGCACCCTGCAGAAGCTCGATGGCATCGGCATGCGAATCGTGGTCGATGACTTCGGGGTGGGTTATTCCTCGCTGGCCTATCTGAAGAATTTCCCGATTTCGGTGGTCAAGATCGACCGAGGCTTCGTCCAGGATCTCGCCAACGATCCGGAAGACCAGGCCATCACCCGGACGATCTGCTCCCTGACCCGGGACCTGGGGATGGCGACGGTCGCGGAAGGCATCGAGCATCCCGAGCAGCTGGCGCTACTTCGTTCCTTCCAATGCATCCATGGCCAGGGTTATCTGTTCTCCCGACCGGTCGAGGCACCCCGCATCGAAGCCATGCTGATGGAGAGCGTGGACTGGACGCATCTGATGGATTCGTGA
- a CDS encoding c-type cytochrome — protein sequence MSEQHDREFIKRFSLTLVALMVFTVVIIFVARGIHGTMERSESQARTVAKQERILPVAGVYAGDTGRAAAQAAAEAARAAAPAVAFEGSLDGQMIYDRVCGTCHNAGAAGAPQLIAAAWDGRLDKGRDQLVANAINGINAMPARGGRMDLSDEQVAASVDYMLGALE from the coding sequence GTGTCCGAACAGCATGATCGAGAATTTATCAAACGCTTCAGCCTGACGCTGGTAGCGCTCATGGTCTTTACCGTGGTCATCATTTTCGTGGCCCGGGGCATCCACGGTACGATGGAACGCAGTGAAAGCCAGGCGCGCACCGTCGCCAAGCAGGAGCGCATCCTTCCGGTTGCCGGCGTGTATGCCGGGGACACGGGACGCGCCGCTGCCCAGGCCGCCGCAGAGGCCGCTCGCGCCGCCGCACCGGCCGTGGCCTTCGAGGGCTCCCTCGACGGCCAGATGATCTACGACCGCGTCTGCGGCACTTGCCACAATGCCGGCGCCGCTGGCGCACCGCAGCTGATCGCCGCCGCCTGGGACGGTCGCCTGGACAAGGGCCGCGATCAACTGGTGGCCAATGCCATCAACGGGATCAACGCCATGCCCGCGCGCGGCGGCCGCATGGACCTGAGCGACGAGCAGGTCGCCGCTTCGGTGGACTACATGCTCGGCGCCCTCGAGTAA
- a CDS encoding ACP phosphodiesterase gives MNHLAHLVLAGESEGLRLGAFLGDHVKGRLALESLPPAWARGVELHRFIDTACDRHPSVVALRSGWQGAWRRYGPIVLDVLFDAMLTRHWSLFGPEPLNAFANRNDRMLERHAEALPERLVRFGRWAKRQRLWERYDDRAMLERIFQGLAARHGRPSPLGRGLDILDGWEPEIESVFLELFPDLQRQVGEWGDAYSRAPSM, from the coding sequence ATGAATCACCTGGCGCACCTGGTGCTCGCCGGCGAAAGCGAAGGCCTTCGGCTGGGCGCGTTTCTCGGCGATCACGTCAAGGGGCGACTGGCGCTGGAGTCCTTGCCGCCGGCCTGGGCCCGGGGAGTGGAGTTGCACCGATTCATCGATACGGCCTGCGACCGACATCCTTCGGTCGTGGCCTTGAGGTCGGGCTGGCAAGGTGCCTGGCGACGCTACGGCCCCATCGTGCTCGACGTGCTGTTCGATGCCATGCTCACCCGCCACTGGTCGCTATTCGGTCCCGAGCCTCTGAACGCCTTCGCCAACCGGAACGATCGGATGCTCGAACGGCACGCGGAGGCCCTGCCGGAGCGTCTGGTGCGCTTCGGCCGCTGGGCGAAGCGGCAGCGCTTATGGGAGCGCTACGATGATCGAGCGATGCTGGAGCGGATCTTCCAGGGCCTTGCCGCGCGCCACGGACGACCCAGTCCGCTGGGGCGCGGGCTGGACATCCTGGATGGCTGGGAGCCTGAGATCGAGTCGGTGTTTCTGGAGCTGTTCCCCGACCTGCAGCGGCAGGTCGGGGAATGGGGCGATGCTTACTCGAGGGCGCCGAGCATGTAG
- a CDS encoding alpha/beta hydrolase, protein MLDPDHFPSRNAEFLLTGPAGHLECLSEMPEPELERPATAVLCHPHPLHGGTMRNKVVTIMERSLRELGLATVRFNYRGVGESQGEYDDGNGEVEDLKAVVEWAMRHRPGTDLWLGGFSFGAYITLRASQDLPVRQLISIAPPVERYGFDQLQPPSCPWLVVQGDEDEVVSSDAVEHWANGLDQGPDLVMMEGAGHFFHRRLMDLRGLIKNHVQSNLP, encoded by the coding sequence GTGCTCGATCCCGATCATTTTCCATCCCGGAACGCCGAGTTCCTGCTCACCGGACCCGCCGGGCACCTGGAGTGCCTGAGCGAAATGCCGGAGCCCGAGCTCGAGCGCCCGGCGACCGCGGTCCTCTGCCATCCGCACCCGCTGCACGGGGGCACGATGCGCAACAAGGTGGTCACGATCATGGAGCGCTCCCTGCGCGAACTCGGCCTGGCCACCGTGCGTTTCAATTACCGGGGCGTCGGGGAGAGCCAGGGCGAATACGATGACGGCAACGGCGAGGTCGAAGACCTTAAGGCCGTGGTCGAATGGGCAATGCGCCATCGCCCGGGCACGGACCTCTGGCTGGGAGGCTTTTCCTTCGGCGCCTACATCACCCTTCGCGCGTCCCAGGATCTGCCGGTGCGGCAGCTGATCAGCATCGCACCGCCCGTCGAGCGCTACGGTTTCGACCAGCTGCAGCCGCCGAGCTGCCCCTGGCTGGTGGTGCAGGGCGACGAGGACGAGGTCGTCTCCTCCGACGCCGTGGAACACTGGGCCAACGGCCTCGACCAGGGCCCGGATCTGGTCATGATGGAAGGCGCCGGCCATTTCTTCCATCGCCGGCTGATGGATCTGCGCGGCCTGATCAAGAACCACGTCCAGTCCAACCTGCCCTGA
- the zapE gene encoding cell division protein ZapE has product MSSSNPIGPLAQYRARIERGELIPDPRQEALAGILEERYRQLLQPPRRWWEAWRPRRSPVRGLYLHGRVGRGKTMLMDLLASSLDQAGVPVWRIHFHRFMTHVHDRLAELDRQRNPLEKVAAAIAARARVLCFDEFHVDDIGDAMILGELIQQLAERDVVLVATSNTEPKNLYADGLQRARFLPAIELIEKNCDVMSLDAREDYRLRELSRHPVYRWPADEFAQQELEREFRTLAAGEAVSTAALKVRNRSLQPLRRAGSLAWFEFSTLCDGPRASADYIELARRFSTLMISNVRQMDDSDNDAARRFIHLVDECYDRAVKLIVIAEASPEALYLGRRLAAPFERTVSRLIEMQSHDYLARPHQP; this is encoded by the coding sequence TTGTCCTCATCGAACCCGATCGGTCCGCTGGCTCAGTACCGAGCTCGAATCGAGCGTGGGGAACTGATCCCCGACCCCCGCCAGGAGGCTCTGGCCGGGATCCTGGAGGAGCGCTACCGGCAGCTCCTGCAGCCGCCCAGGCGCTGGTGGGAAGCCTGGCGACCCCGCCGGAGCCCGGTCCGTGGGCTCTATCTGCACGGTCGCGTCGGTCGTGGCAAGACCATGCTGATGGACCTGCTGGCCAGCAGCCTGGACCAGGCCGGCGTGCCGGTCTGGCGCATCCACTTCCACCGCTTCATGACGCACGTCCATGACCGACTGGCCGAGCTGGATCGGCAGCGCAACCCGCTGGAGAAGGTGGCCGCGGCAATCGCGGCGCGGGCCCGCGTGCTGTGCTTCGACGAGTTCCACGTCGACGACATCGGTGACGCGATGATCCTGGGAGAGCTCATCCAGCAACTGGCGGAAAGGGACGTGGTGCTGGTCGCCACCAGCAATACGGAACCCAAGAATCTGTATGCCGATGGCCTGCAGAGGGCGCGCTTTCTGCCGGCCATCGAGCTGATCGAGAAGAACTGCGACGTCATGTCCCTCGATGCGCGGGAAGACTATCGTTTGCGCGAGCTGTCCCGACACCCGGTCTATCGCTGGCCCGCCGACGAGTTCGCGCAGCAGGAACTCGAGCGCGAATTCCGCACTCTGGCGGCCGGCGAAGCGGTCAGCACTGCGGCCCTGAAGGTACGAAACCGCAGCCTGCAACCCCTGCGGCGTGCCGGTTCGCTCGCCTGGTTCGAATTCTCGACCCTCTGCGACGGCCCCCGCGCCAGCGCCGACTACATCGAACTGGCCCGACGGTTCAGCACCCTGATGATCAGCAATGTCCGACAAATGGATGACAGCGACAACGATGCGGCTCGGCGATTCATCCACCTGGTGGACGAGTGCTACGACCGGGCGGTCAAGCTGATCGTGATCGCCGAGGCCTCACCGGAGGCCCTGTACCTCGGTCGCAGGCTGGCCGCGCCCTTCGAACGCACCGTCTCCCGGCTGATCGAGATGCAGAGCCACGACTACCTCGCCCGCCCGCACCAGCCCTGA
- a CDS encoding TetR/AcrR family transcriptional regulator, whose translation MSKASPDKRPNAERVTLTPGDWEQAALELIADQGLSALGVEPLARRLGITKGSFYWHFSGRDDLLERALARWENQDRYHLQQSLTSGSRPAERLAEFVWRTSRQTLTHRIYVALCAMPNDERIGPVIKRVTARRIKYLTAAFAELGLSPESAGHRANLVYSSYVGYLHLQAQGLVPDKDDPAFEHYVGHVIETLVDLDHPSPSSDEA comes from the coding sequence ATGAGTAAAGCCAGTCCCGACAAGCGACCGAATGCCGAACGCGTGACCCTGACCCCGGGCGACTGGGAACAGGCGGCGCTGGAATTGATTGCCGATCAGGGTCTCAGTGCGTTGGGCGTGGAGCCGCTGGCCCGGCGCCTGGGGATCACCAAGGGCAGCTTCTACTGGCACTTCTCCGGCCGGGACGACCTGCTCGAGCGGGCTCTGGCCCGCTGGGAGAATCAGGATCGTTACCACCTCCAGCAGAGCCTGACCTCCGGTTCTCGCCCGGCCGAGCGCCTTGCCGAATTCGTCTGGCGGACCAGCCGTCAGACCCTGACCCACCGGATCTACGTGGCGCTCTGCGCGATGCCGAACGACGAACGGATCGGCCCGGTCATCAAGCGCGTCACGGCTCGCCGGATCAAGTACCTGACGGCGGCCTTCGCCGAGCTGGGCCTGAGCCCGGAGTCGGCCGGCCACCGCGCGAATCTGGTGTACTCCTCCTACGTGGGGTACCTGCATCTCCAGGCTCAGGGCCTGGTGCCGGACAAGGACGATCCGGCCTTCGAGCATTACGTGGGGCACGTCATCGAGACCCTGGTCGACCTCGACCATCCCAGTCCCTCCAGCGACGAGGCCTGA
- a CDS encoding alpha/beta fold hydrolase, which translates to MEAVRKLNDDIRRRQIWTDDGIRLSLRYYGDDRAPIVLMAHGFGQTQYAWEETGRRLAAAGWQAVSYDARGHGESDRAPSGEYDFEQFIEDFRRVCDSLPNPPIVIGASMGGLTALLAHSEKPKVDLKALVLVDIAPRWDERGVSAMLAFMRQHPQGFATLDEAAEAIRGFLPHRRRNGGSSSSLNRNLRQASDGRWYWHWDPAMLALAEKSSNLQSRLQSASRRLKSPALLVTGGMSELIGAEHAEEFLKLAPHAEHAEVADAAHMVAGDANDRFLGAIMPFLKKQAQKGEKTS; encoded by the coding sequence ATGGAAGCAGTTCGAAAACTCAATGACGACATTCGCCGGCGCCAGATCTGGACCGACGACGGAATCCGTCTGAGCCTGCGCTACTACGGAGACGATCGCGCGCCGATCGTGCTCATGGCCCACGGCTTCGGCCAGACCCAGTACGCCTGGGAAGAAACCGGTCGTCGCCTGGCCGCCGCCGGCTGGCAGGCCGTCAGCTACGATGCCCGCGGCCACGGCGAGAGCGATCGCGCGCCGAGCGGCGAGTACGACTTCGAACAATTCATCGAAGATTTCCGTCGCGTCTGCGATTCCCTGCCCAATCCGCCCATCGTCATCGGCGCCTCAATGGGGGGACTCACCGCCCTGCTCGCCCACTCGGAAAAGCCCAAGGTCGACCTGAAGGCGCTCGTGCTGGTGGATATCGCACCGCGCTGGGACGAACGTGGCGTCAGCGCGATGCTCGCCTTCATGCGCCAGCATCCGCAGGGATTTGCCACCCTCGATGAAGCGGCCGAGGCGATCCGAGGCTTCCTGCCGCATCGGCGCCGGAACGGCGGCAGCAGTTCCAGCCTGAACCGGAACCTTCGTCAGGCCAGCGACGGTCGCTGGTACTGGCACTGGGACCCCGCCATGCTGGCCCTGGCCGAAAAGAGCAGCAACCTGCAGTCGCGCCTGCAGTCGGCCAGCCGCCGCCTGAAATCCCCGGCCCTGCTGGTGACCGGCGGCATGAGCGAACTGATCGGCGCCGAGCACGCCGAAGAGTTCCTGAAACTCGCACCGCACGCCGAGCACGCCGAGGTGGCCGATGCCGCCCACATGGTGGCCGGTGATGCCAACGACCGATTCCTGGGCGCCATCATGCCCTTCCTCAAGAAGCAGGCCCAGAAAGGAGAGAAAACCTCATGA
- a CDS encoding acyl-CoA dehydrogenase, translating into MMIALFFAALAVAGLACAYFKTAIPVWTGVIGAVLLTFSLAGEPGPILLVLSWLIFAAVTVPLNYLPWRRQFLTGPILDTFKTMVPQISETEQVALDAGTVGFEGELFSGRPRWSRFIKQPLHELTVEEQAFIDGPVEELCDMIDEWEVSHYRAGLSEKAWEHLKSKGFFGMIIPKEYGGLGFSAVAHRAVLEKVAGISSTVGSVVAVPNSLGPAELLLHYGTQEQKEHYLPRLADGREIPCFGLTSTTAGSDATSIADHGVVCKGKWNGKNVVGIKLNFEKRYITLAPVATVVGLAFRLYDPEGLIGDKEDIGITLALLPSDLPGLDIGRRHFPLNNPFPNGPIRGKDLFIPLDFLLGGEEYIGQGWRMLVESLSVGRAISLPSSATGGAKSAALATGAYARIRKQFNLPIGRFEGVEEALARIAGYTYAMSALSRQTASAVDDGEKPAVPGAIAKYHATEMSREVIKDAMDVHGGKGIILGPKNYLGRAWQGAPIWITVEGANILTRSMMIFGQGAIRCHPYVLKELESISIEDEEERLVEFDRLLVSHVGHSISCAVRSFVLGLSFARFAAVPGDRRTRQYYRKLTRYSAAFALLADVAMLTYGGKLKQKEKISGRLADVLSQLYICSAMLRRFEHDARPAADQPILAWAFHDAIYKIQHAMRGVIDNYPLAWVRPLLRFVVFPLGRVERAPNDRLGHKVASLLLSPSETRNRLTRGIYISDRSGHPIGVMEKLLPDVIAAEPLERKMLKAQRAGQIKGLTFEEQVADAVDKQVLSENERDFLMDVRKRTLEIISVDDFDLAEIQAGFSERGDAARAEGRKTGKKKAA; encoded by the coding sequence ATGATGATCGCATTGTTCTTCGCGGCGCTGGCCGTGGCGGGTCTGGCTTGCGCCTATTTCAAGACGGCCATCCCGGTCTGGACCGGCGTGATCGGCGCCGTTCTGCTCACCTTCTCCCTGGCCGGCGAGCCTGGACCGATCCTGCTCGTGCTGTCCTGGCTGATCTTCGCGGCCGTGACCGTGCCGCTGAATTACCTGCCGTGGCGTCGTCAGTTCCTCACCGGGCCGATCCTGGACACCTTCAAGACCATGGTGCCGCAGATCTCCGAGACCGAGCAGGTGGCCCTGGACGCGGGCACCGTCGGCTTCGAAGGTGAGCTGTTCTCCGGCCGCCCGCGCTGGTCGCGATTCATCAAGCAGCCCCTGCACGAGCTGACCGTCGAGGAACAGGCCTTCATCGACGGCCCCGTCGAAGAACTCTGCGACATGATCGACGAGTGGGAAGTCTCCCACTACCGCGCTGGCCTGTCGGAGAAGGCCTGGGAGCACCTGAAGTCCAAGGGCTTCTTCGGCATGATCATTCCCAAGGAATACGGTGGCCTGGGCTTCAGCGCCGTTGCCCACCGCGCGGTGCTCGAGAAAGTGGCCGGCATCAGCTCCACCGTGGGCTCGGTGGTCGCGGTACCGAACTCCCTCGGCCCGGCCGAGCTGCTGCTGCACTACGGCACCCAGGAGCAGAAGGAGCACTACCTGCCGCGCCTGGCAGACGGCCGTGAAATTCCCTGTTTCGGCCTGACGTCCACCACGGCAGGCTCCGATGCCACCTCCATTGCCGACCATGGCGTGGTCTGCAAGGGCAAATGGAACGGCAAGAACGTCGTCGGCATCAAGCTCAACTTCGAGAAGCGCTACATCACCCTGGCGCCCGTCGCCACCGTGGTCGGCCTGGCCTTCCGCCTGTACGACCCCGAGGGTCTGATCGGCGACAAGGAAGACATCGGCATCACCCTGGCCCTGCTGCCCTCTGACCTGCCGGGCCTGGACATCGGCCGCCGCCACTTCCCGTTGAACAACCCCTTCCCGAACGGACCGATCCGCGGCAAGGACCTGTTCATCCCGCTCGACTTCCTGCTCGGCGGCGAGGAGTACATCGGTCAGGGCTGGCGCATGCTGGTCGAATCCCTGTCCGTGGGGCGTGCCATCTCCCTGCCCTCCTCGGCCACCGGCGGCGCGAAGTCCGCGGCCCTGGCCACGGGTGCCTACGCGCGCATCCGCAAGCAGTTCAACCTGCCGATCGGCCGCTTCGAGGGGGTCGAAGAAGCCCTGGCTCGGATCGCCGGCTACACCTATGCGATGAGCGCCCTGAGCCGCCAGACGGCCTCGGCGGTCGACGACGGCGAGAAGCCGGCCGTGCCCGGCGCGATCGCCAAGTACCACGCCACCGAGATGAGCCGCGAAGTCATCAAGGACGCGATGGACGTCCACGGCGGCAAGGGCATCATCCTGGGCCCGAAGAACTATCTCGGCCGCGCCTGGCAGGGTGCCCCGATCTGGATCACCGTCGAAGGTGCCAACATCCTGACCCGCTCGATGATGATCTTCGGCCAGGGTGCGATCCGCTGCCACCCCTACGTGCTCAAGGAGCTGGAGTCGATCAGCATCGAGGACGAAGAAGAGCGGCTGGTCGAATTCGACCGTCTGCTCGTCTCGCACGTCGGTCACAGCATCTCCTGTGCTGTCCGCTCCTTCGTGCTGGGCCTGAGCTTCGCGCGCTTCGCCGCCGTGCCCGGCGATCGCCGCACGCGCCAGTACTACCGCAAGCTGACCCGCTATTCCGCGGCCTTCGCCCTGCTCGCCGACGTCGCCATGCTGACCTACGGTGGCAAGTTGAAGCAGAAGGAAAAGATCTCCGGACGCCTGGCCGACGTCCTCAGCCAGCTCTACATCTGCTCGGCCATGCTGCGCCGCTTCGAACACGATGCACGCCCAGCCGCCGATCAGCCGATCCTGGCCTGGGCCTTCCATGACGCGATCTACAAGATCCAGCATGCGATGCGCGGGGTGATCGACAACTACCCCCTGGCCTGGGTTCGTCCCCTGCTGCGCTTCGTCGTCTTCCCCCTCGGTCGCGTCGAGCGTGCTCCGAACGACCGCCTGGGCCACAAGGTGGCGTCCCTGCTGCTCTCGCCCTCGGAGACCCGCAATCGCCTGACCCGCGGCATCTACATCTCCGACCGCAGCGGCCACCCGATCGGCGTCATGGAGAAGCTGCTCCCGGACGTGATCGCCGCCGAACCCCTGGAGCGCAAGATGCTCAAGGCCCAGCGCGCTGGCCAGATCAAGGGCCTGACCTTCGAGGAACAGGTCGCCGACGCGGTGGACAAGCAGGTCCTCAGCGAGAACGAACGCGACTTCCTGATGGACGTCCGCAAGCGCACGCTCGAGATCATCTCCGTGGACGACTTCGACCTTGCCGAAATCCAGGCCGGCTTCAGCGAACGGGGCGATGCTGCCCGCGCCGAAGGCCGCAAGACCGGCAAGAAGAAGGCCGCCTGA